The nucleotide window AGCTCATTCTAATGACAACATCCATCCTCTACCTTCTGCTTCAGTCTATTCAAAGTCTTTTAAAGGCGCATAAGTCTGATGTTAGCATGGTGAAGGACTGTTAGGAGGGCATGTGTTTGCCAGAGGTTTGACAGACtgtttgctttgtgtttttatggaGGGTTGGTGAAGGACCGTAGGGTGGAGTTATCTGGATTTCTGTGTCCTGGTTGTGTAATGGGTGTAAAGGAAGTTGTTCTTGGTTGTATGTGTGACTGGGCGCCTCGCTGTAGTCCTCAGGTGTGTGGTGAATGTATGCTTGACTTAGAGCCAAGCTGAGGATCTCTGTCTTTTCCTTGTAGAAGCGCAGCTCTATGCCTTGCCGCCTGGCCAACACCAGCTCCCTCTGCGCCACCTGCAGCTCCTCCCCGAGTCGCCCCGGCAACCTCTGCTCCCGTCCGAGCCAATCCAGAGCCATGCTGCTGCGCATGTACTCATCAAGTCCTCGCTGAGAGTAATAGGAAATCACACTCTGAGGGTGAGATGAGAATATTAGTTATCATCAGTTTGTAGCAGCAGATATACTGATGCTTCAACAAAGTTAGTTGAAACCAGGGATGAGATATGTTCTTGACAAGACCTGTACCTGTCGAGAACACTGCCTTTCCCTCAGAGCCTTCAGTGTCCCGTTCCACTGCAACAATTGGAAAATTGTCATCATCTCCTACACatggaaagagagggggagaaagtgggttggaatgagagagagagagagagaaagagagagagagagagagagagagagagagagagagagagagagaaagtcttGTGCAACCCCATGAGTAATGACTTGAATAACAAACCCAAACATCCAGCTCTGTGTACATAGGTCTGACAAAGATAACATATTATGTGGCTGCTTCTTGAACCCACACCTAAACTGTGGAGGATTGGATTGAAAGGTTATTGCAAATCTTTAGGGACCATGTAGGTTTCACCCTGATTTATAAAACGCTGTCTGGATGAACAACTGCCATGTGTTAAGAGCTTGTGACAATAGTGTTTAACAGAGAAATAATATACATTAACTGAAACCTCATAATACAAAGATGGAAAATATGACACAGACGTTGTCTGGGGTTGAAGTCCGGGGTTTGCTGGCGTTTGCTTGTTTCCCAATGGATCTGCCTGTGACTTTTAAAAGGTCATGCCCAAACTGTCAAACATTCCCGCTTGACTGATTTAAAAATGACTCAAGCACTGACAGCTGCTTTCCCATGGTAAGCTGTGTGGCAAGATTAAAGTAGTGTGGGAAACATTCCCTTTTCCCCGGGAGGGACAAAGTGCACGTATGGAGGGTTGTATTTCTGGGAAACTATTTTTTCCCCTGCGAGCCATGGAATGATAATGAACCCATTTCCTCCTACTAATAACCCTCTTTCTGCAGACATATGCTTATTTACACAAAGGTAGAAATATAAGGTGTTTCATACCCTGACTCCCCGCCCTGAGATGGAATGGGAATACATTAGCAAAAACATACTAGAGAGGTAATGATAACAATGGAGGGTGGGATAACCACCCAGTGGTTGGGATTCTTGTTATGTTTGGCTTTATAAGTACCTCTTCACAAAGCCTGAATCCTTTGAGGTAAATAGATCTTTCATACAATTACCACATGATTAATCAGTACAGCTACAAGAACATTTAGCAGAATAGGCCTTGGCTTTATGTTTTACCTGGAACTCAAGCATGGTCCTTCCTATGTAGGAGTGGAGCAGTAAACTGTAGGTTCCTATACTGGTGCTTGAATCGGAAGCATCTTCTATGGAGACCTTTACGGAGACAACAGTGCAAGTCAGCATTCATGGTAAGACTTGATTCTTGCAATAAGGTGCAATACTGTGCGTTTGCTCTGGATCCCACTCACAGCACTGTCTGTGGCCGCCTGCTGTAAACTCTGTGTGATGAACTGAAGGTTAATGCGTCGACACGGCAGCTCGTTCACAAGTGAGTTCATCAGGGCCACGCGAGCTGCATCCCTCCGAGCCTGTGCCTGAGTGTCAGACACCTGTGGATGAGGAGATGATCAACATGAACGTGTAAAATTTCAAAGGAGTGcaaaaaagagaggggaaattttatgaaacattgcCGAGCAGAGTCAAGGGTTGACTAAGTTCAGTCAATAAGACCTGTCTGTGAATGGGAGCCCACTATTAGTCAAATAATGATGGTTTTACATTCATTTGAGCTAATCATGGGATCAGAATTTAAATCACCAATGAGATTAGAGGCATTCACAGATAACTAATCACATGCCTTCTCTGAACCGTGGGCTGCTGTCTGAGTTACAATGAGCCCATTGAGAGGCATTATTGGACTTAAACAGAACATCAATGTGAAACAACcttgaaagtgtgtgtgaccGTATGCGTGTTCCCACTGAATGACATTCAAGTGTTGCTAGTGAGCACTTAACTCTGAATATGAAAGTTGATGTAATGCAACaaatgttttgctcagaaaaacaacagtttgtgAGAAAGCTTGATTCTGGGGGTGTTATATAGTTGTTGAGTTGATTTATTCTGGACTTCTGAAGCAAAATGACGAGAAGCAATTTGAGATGAACCTGTGTTTTAGGTGGAACGCTGGATCACTGGATAGCACAGCTGCGTACTACTGTAGGTTCACTCCCCAGTCCGGGCAGGGCCTTTCTATGTGGCGTTTGCATCTTCTCCCTGTGTTGGGGTGGGTttctggtcccccccccccccccccccgccataAAGACTTGCATGCTAAGTAGCTCCTGCCATTGCCCTTGATGTACAGTAGGTACTGGCTGTCCCCAGGCACCAGACTATGGCTGTGCATTGCTTCTAATGAGTTGGGATAGGTTCAATGCAGAGGATAcattccttgtatgtgtaaaTCTACttggcaaataaaataaatggctttataaaaatatgactttttcaatggaattccattgctaggcaacagccTGGCCCCTTGTTAACTTCTTGTCAGTTGATGTCATTCACATACactgcaacaggaaatcaacttGGGGCCCTTTGGAATGTTTTGTATCTGTGAAAAGGTCTAGTATTAGTATTATGTATGTGTTAGTGGTGGGAATCAC belongs to Etheostoma spectabile isolate EspeVRDwgs_2016 chromosome 5, UIUC_Espe_1.0, whole genome shotgun sequence and includes:
- the LOC116689260 gene encoding protein limb expression 1, with the protein product MFTVLMDHFDVTSGLIVFDAPVEGKMSKVEVEDSIMSYLSQSETDTRPKDLNVVAMLHNFWEQRQTGQLKGSSSESDGSAAIPTESLLLYESAPSPGPPYVCYVTLPGGSCFGNYKVSDTQAQARRDAARVALMNSLVNELPCRRINLQFITQSLQQAATDSAVSIEDASDSSTSIGTYSLLLHSYIGRTMLEFQEMMTIFQLLQWNGTLKALRERQCSRQSVISYYSQRGLDEYMRSSMALDWLGREQRLPGRLGEELQVAQRELVLARRQGIELRFYKEKTEILSLALSQAYIHHTPEDYSEAPSHTYNQEQLPLHPLHNQDTEIQITPPYGPSPTLHKNTKQTVCQTSGKHMPS